ATATTTTTTGATCTTTTCCCTGGGCCTGGCCGGATTGGTTTATGTCAGAAACACCAGAGAGGTTATGGAAATCCTTGGGGAAAACCAGGGCGGCTGATGGAAATGAAGACCGGTTTCACCTCCCTGGTTTTGGAAATGTTCAAAAAATGCGCCGGCCGTTCCGGATGCGAGGTGTGCCGGGAACACATGGAAGAGGACTGCCTGTTTTTTCCTGAAATGTACCGCCTGCACGACCTGGCACAGGAGACCGGCACGCCGCTGACTGAGATGGACCTGGCATCCCTGGTGGACCTGTGCACCCTGTGCGGGCTGTGCCCGTGCCAGGATATCCGGATGCTGGTGCTGAAAGCCAAGGCTGCCCGGGCCGAAGAGAAAAAACCACCGCTGTCCGCAAGGCTTTTGTCTGATGCCCGGCAGGCCGGCCAATGGGGAACTGCATTCTCCGCTGTGTTACATCCCCTGAACCGGCTGAAACCTGTCACAGCAATGGCAAAAAAAATCCTGGATATCCATCCTGAAAGATCTTTGCCCGCCTTTCCAGAAGAAAGCTTTTTTGTGTGGGCAAAAAAAAGGGGATTGACCGCGCCTGTGAAAAACCCCAGCCGGGATTCCTCGAAAGTCGCCTATTTTGCCGGATGCAGTGCCGGGTATCTCTTTCCTGCGGTAGCCAAATCAGCGGTGGACCTGCTGGAACAAAACAAGATTCAGGTGTTTGTCCCTTCCCAGCACTGCTGCAGCATGCCCCTGATCATGGAAGGAAACCAGCAGGCAGCAAAAAAACGGATACTGGCCAATCTGGAAACCCTAGGTGCCTGTATGCAGGACGGATACGACATTGTCTGCTCCTGCCCCACCTGCGGATATTTTTTCAAAAAACTGCTGAAAGAAACCGCGTATTATTCAGAAGCGTTTCAACACCGGGCCAATGCCGGTAACAACAAGATGCAGGTACCGACAGGATCCAGGGACAAAAAATTCACCACCGTGCCCATGGGCATTTATAAAAATTTTTTAAAAGACAACGGATATTTTTCCGGCATCGATCCGCTGCAGCGCATTGATTTGTCCCTGAACGTCCAGGATCTGGGAGAATACCTGCTGGCCCGCCACAAAACCGGACAGATTTCCATATCTCTGAAGGAACCGGGCCGGCCCCTGGCCTATTTTGCCCCCTGCCACCAGCGGGAACAAAACATCGGACATCCCTATGTGGAGATGATCCAGTCCCTGCCCGGCACAGACATCATCCCTGTGGGCGGGGAGATGCTTTGCTGCGGCATGGGGGGTCATCTGGGGTTTAAAACCGGATTCCATGACCATTCCCTTGCCATCGGCGGCCCTTTGTTTGACCGGCTGGCCGCCGCATCCAACCGGACCCTTATCACCGACTGCCTGTCCTGCCGCATGCAGCTGCAGCATGTGTTTTCCCGGCAGGTGTTTCATCCGCTTGAACTGCTGATTGCCGTCTGAATTTCAGGCATGGTCATCCAGATTTTCAGGAATCCGGGGGGTGTTTATGAATTTCAACGGTGATGTGATCAAAATGGCCCGCCTTTTTCACAAGATTGTGGTAAAAGGACGGGTCTTTATCATCTGAAGAATTCAGGCTCAATATCAAGGATTGTTCGTTTTCTGAAATCTGCCAGATATGAAGGTCTTCAATGGATGTGGTGTCGGATTCGATCAATTCCCGCAGCCGGGCGACCGTCTCTGATGTATCGGATTTGTCCAGGAGAACGCTGCTGGTCTGTTTCAAAAGACCGATAGCCCATCTTGTCACCACAATGGCTCCCAGTATCCCCACTAGGGGATCTGCCCAGGACAGTCCGAAAAATTTGGCTGCCAGCAGGGCAATGATGGCCAGAACACTGGTCAGGGCATCTGTAATCACATGGAGGTACGCGGCCTTGAGGTTGTGGTCCTCATGACTGTGATGATAGCAGATGGGCTCTGAATGATCATCGTGTGATCGAAGAGGGTCGTGATCATGACTGTGATCCGAACCCCCGTGGCCCAGGATGATGGCGGAAACAATATTGACGACCAGGCCGATAACCGCCACGATAATGGCCTGGTTGAACAGGATATGAACCGGATTGATCAGCCTTTCAATGGATTCGAACGCCATGGCAGCCGCTGCAACCAAAAGGAGAATGGCATTGGTGTAGCCGCCCAGCACACCGACCTTTCCGGTACCGAAACAAAAGGATGGGTTGTCCATCTGTTTTCTGGCAAATATATATGCGGCAAGGGTGATAAACAGAGCCAGGGCATGGGTGCCCATGTGAATACCGTCGGACAGAAGGGCCATGGAGCCGCTGATAAGGCCGGCAATGATTTCCACTATCATGGTGATCAGGGTGATGATCACCACAATCAGGGTAACGGTCTCATTTTTCCGGGAATCGGGGATTAATTTGCGGGTACTGCAGTTATGTGTTCTCACAGTTCAATACTTTCAAGCAATCGTGTTTCTTGTGGATCAGCCGATCCAGGAGCGTGAACATCGCTCCATCAGACCGGAAAATTCCGGAGGGTTTCATGGGTGCCTTTGTGCATCTCATACCAGAATTCAAATGCGGCCCGGTGTTTGTCTTTGTCAAACAGATCCAGCCAGTGTTCCAGGTCCGGATCATGTATGTTATCCACTTGTTGTTTATTTTTCAAGAAGGTATGGACC
Above is a window of Desulfotignum balticum DSM 7044 DNA encoding:
- the dmeF gene encoding CDF family Co(II)/Ni(II) efflux transporter DmeF is translated as MRTHNCSTRKLIPDSRKNETVTLIVVIITLITMIVEIIAGLISGSMALLSDGIHMGTHALALFITLAAYIFARKQMDNPSFCFGTGKVGVLGGYTNAILLLVAAAAMAFESIERLINPVHILFNQAIIVAVIGLVVNIVSAIILGHGGSDHSHDHDPLRSHDDHSEPICYHHSHEDHNLKAAYLHVITDALTSVLAIIALLAAKFFGLSWADPLVGILGAIVVTRWAIGLLKQTSSVLLDKSDTSETVARLRELIESDTTSIEDLHIWQISENEQSLILSLNSSDDKDPSFYHNLVKKAGHFDHITVEIHKHPPDS
- a CDS encoding heterodisulfide reductase-related iron-sulfur binding cluster → MEMKTGFTSLVLEMFKKCAGRSGCEVCREHMEEDCLFFPEMYRLHDLAQETGTPLTEMDLASLVDLCTLCGLCPCQDIRMLVLKAKAARAEEKKPPLSARLLSDARQAGQWGTAFSAVLHPLNRLKPVTAMAKKILDIHPERSLPAFPEESFFVWAKKRGLTAPVKNPSRDSSKVAYFAGCSAGYLFPAVAKSAVDLLEQNKIQVFVPSQHCCSMPLIMEGNQQAAKKRILANLETLGACMQDGYDIVCSCPTCGYFFKKLLKETAYYSEAFQHRANAGNNKMQVPTGSRDKKFTTVPMGIYKNFLKDNGYFSGIDPLQRIDLSLNVQDLGEYLLARHKTGQISISLKEPGRPLAYFAPCHQREQNIGHPYVEMIQSLPGTDIIPVGGEMLCCGMGGHLGFKTGFHDHSLAIGGPLFDRLAAASNRTLITDCLSCRMQLQHVFSRQVFHPLELLIAV